The Providencia rettgeri genome includes a window with the following:
- the pepE_1 gene encoding Peptidase E, with translation MAKLRFTRIKEMIARKNIKSAVLVPYAVLRGSHDERAEQLSEALGIKVTSIEHFSSPVDAIEQAECILVSGGNTWWLNKCLHENGLIVAIQRAVRERGVPYIGWSAGCNVATPSIRTTNDMPVSNAAIMPSLGLFPLQINPHYIDAHISGHMGETRDERLQEFCVINPHEVVVALREGSGLQIKGNELHYFSGKDEGFKLFQHNKTFSEQFNTLLLEKLVPFDCQ, from the coding sequence ATGGCTAAGCTACGCTTTACTCGAATCAAAGAAATGATTGCTCGTAAGAACATAAAGTCAGCGGTTTTGGTTCCTTATGCAGTTCTTCGTGGCTCACATGACGAAAGAGCAGAGCAGCTTTCCGAAGCGTTGGGAATAAAAGTTACATCAATTGAGCATTTTTCTAGCCCAGTGGACGCGATTGAGCAGGCAGAATGCATTCTTGTAAGTGGCGGCAATACTTGGTGGTTGAATAAATGCCTACATGAGAATGGGTTGATCGTTGCGATTCAACGCGCAGTTCGTGAACGTGGCGTGCCATATATCGGCTGGAGCGCAGGATGTAATGTAGCGACACCAAGTATTCGTACTACGAATGATATGCCTGTGAGTAACGCAGCAATTATGCCATCTTTAGGGCTATTCCCATTACAAATTAATCCTCATTATATTGATGCTCACATCTCTGGTCATATGGGAGAAACTCGTGATGAGCGATTACAAGAATTTTGTGTGATTAATCCTCATGAAGTTGTTGTTGCGCTCAGGGAAGGAAGTGGGTTACAAATTAAAGGTAATGAACTTCATTATTTCAGCGGAAAAGATGAAGGTTTTAAACTATTTCAGCATAATAAAACATTCTCAGAGCAATTTAATACATTACTATTAGAAAAATTAGTCCCTTTTGATTGCCAGTAA
- the ubiD_1 gene encoding 3-octaprenyl-4-hydroxybenzoate carboxy-lyase produces the protein MKYRDLRDFISQLEKQGELKRITMEVDPYLEMTEIADRTLRAGGPALLFENPKGYNMPVLCNLFGTTKRVAMGMGQEDIKALHEVGKLLAFLKEPDPPKGFRDLFDKLPKFKQVLNMPAKRLSSAACQEQIWAGEDVDLTKIPVMHCWPEDAAPLITWGLTVTKGPHKERQNLGIYRQQVLGKNKVIMRWLSHRGGALDFQEWCQAHPGEKFPVAVALGADPATILGAVTPVPDTLSEYAFAGLLRGNKTEVVKCISNDLEVPAGAEIILEGYIEPGEMAPEGPYGDHTGYYNEIDNFPVFTVTHVTQRRDAIYHSTYTGRPPDEPAVLGEALNEVLVPILQKQFPEIVDFYLPPEGCSYRLAVVTMKKQYAGHAKRVMMGVWSYLRQFMYTKFVIVCDDDINARDWKDVIWAITTVWILLVTQ, from the coding sequence ATGAAATACCGTGACCTTAGAGATTTCATCTCGCAACTTGAAAAACAAGGCGAGCTAAAACGCATTACAATGGAAGTCGACCCCTATTTGGAAATGACAGAAATTGCAGATCGTACACTAAGAGCAGGGGGACCGGCCCTATTATTTGAAAATCCCAAAGGCTATAACATGCCTGTCTTGTGTAACCTGTTTGGAACAACTAAACGTGTTGCGATGGGGATGGGGCAAGAAGATATAAAAGCTTTACATGAAGTAGGCAAATTACTGGCGTTTCTGAAAGAGCCTGATCCACCGAAAGGTTTCCGTGACCTTTTTGATAAGCTTCCAAAATTTAAACAAGTGTTGAATATGCCAGCTAAACGGTTAAGCTCAGCGGCTTGTCAGGAACAAATTTGGGCAGGTGAAGACGTTGATCTCACAAAAATACCTGTTATGCATTGTTGGCCAGAAGATGCTGCCCCTCTAATTACATGGGGTCTGACGGTTACTAAAGGCCCACATAAAGAAAGGCAAAACTTAGGTATTTATCGTCAGCAAGTTCTTGGAAAAAATAAAGTTATTATGCGTTGGCTATCTCATCGCGGTGGTGCTTTGGATTTTCAAGAATGGTGCCAAGCACATCCCGGTGAAAAATTTCCTGTTGCAGTTGCCCTTGGTGCAGATCCTGCGACCATTTTAGGTGCGGTAACACCAGTTCCTGACACATTATCAGAGTACGCTTTTGCGGGGTTGTTGCGTGGTAATAAAACCGAGGTTGTTAAATGCATATCGAATGACCTCGAAGTTCCTGCTGGCGCTGAAATTATTTTAGAAGGGTATATTGAACCGGGTGAAATGGCCCCTGAAGGCCCTTATGGTGACCATACTGGTTATTATAATGAAATAGATAATTTCCCAGTATTTACTGTGACTCATGTGACTCAGCGTCGTGATGCAATTTATCATTCAACTTATACGGGAAGGCCACCAGATGAGCCCGCAGTATTAGGGGAAGCCTTAAACGAAGTCCTTGTTCCCATTCTTCAAAAACAATTCCCTGAAATTGTTGATTTTTATCTTCCTCCTGAAGGGTGCTCGTATCGTCTTGCCGTTGTGACAATGAAAAAACAATATGCAGGACATGCTAAAAGAGTCATGATGGGAGTCTGGTCATACCTGCGCCAATTCATGTACACTAAGTTTGTTATTGTTTGTGATGATGATATTAATGCACGAGACTGGAAAGATGTCATCTGGGCAATTACAACCGTATGGATCCTGCTCGTGACACAGTAA
- the ubiD_2 gene encoding 3-octaprenyl-4-hydroxybenzoate carboxy-lyase encodes MMENTPIDYLDFASPVSGLGSKMGLDATNKWPGETDREWGRPIVMTESVKSRIDDIWEQLNIFDTK; translated from the coding sequence ATGATGGAAAATACGCCCATAGATTATCTCGACTTCGCTTCTCCTGTATCAGGATTAGGCTCAAAAATGGGGCTTGATGCCACCAACAAATGGCCGGGTGAGACAGATCGTGAGTGGGGGCGTCCTATTGTAATGACAGAGAGCGTTAAATCTCGCATTGATGATATTTGGGAACAGTTAAATATTTTTGACACAAAATAA
- the fre gene encoding NAD(P)H-flavin reductase, translating into MATLSCKVTSVESITDTVYRVILLPDGPFHFKAGQYLMVVMDERDKRPFSMASTPNNKETIELHIGASEINLYAMAVMDRILDQKRINIDIPHGKAWFRENSSNAMILIAGGTGFSYTHSVLLAALAENSDRNITFYWGGRQLEHLYDLGELQALSENYPNLKITPVVEQPDELWRGRTGTVLSAVLEDFGDLSSHDIYIAGRFEMAKIARERFCSERGAKAEQLFGDAYEFI; encoded by the coding sequence ATGGCAACTTTAAGCTGTAAAGTAACATCTGTTGAATCTATCACGGATACGGTTTATCGGGTGATTTTGTTGCCAGATGGTCCTTTTCATTTTAAAGCAGGTCAATATTTAATGGTCGTGATGGATGAGAGAGATAAGCGACCATTTTCAATGGCTTCTACACCGAATAATAAAGAAACTATTGAATTACATATTGGTGCTTCTGAGATTAATTTATACGCAATGGCTGTCATGGATAGAATTTTAGACCAGAAACGTATAAATATTGACATTCCTCACGGTAAAGCTTGGTTTCGGGAAAATAGCAGTAACGCAATGATCTTAATTGCAGGTGGAACCGGTTTTTCCTATACCCACTCTGTATTACTTGCAGCTTTAGCTGAAAACTCGGATCGTAATATCACTTTCTATTGGGGTGGTCGCCAATTGGAACACTTATATGACCTTGGTGAATTGCAGGCCCTCAGTGAAAATTACCCTAATTTGAAGATCACTCCAGTTGTAGAGCAACCAGACGAACTATGGCGTGGTAGAACAGGAACAGTCCTGAGCGCAGTATTAGAAGATTTTGGTGATTTATCCAGTCATGATATCTATATCGCAGGCCGCTTTGAAATGGCTAAAATAGCGAGAGAGCGGTTTTGTAGTGAGCGAGGAGCTAAGGCAGAACAACTCTTTGGAGATGCTTACGAATTCATTTAA